The Brachyspira aalborgi genome has a segment encoding these proteins:
- a CDS encoding type ISP restriction/modification enzyme: MIKNYLKEIEKLKSPISNEHTYRTPLENALNSLKVKLYPRSAITIQQETSINISDDSDLKKVFPDFTVVNEDERLIGFIECKDIDFDLHKAIEGKGNFKIYKEQLLKYLDIHNNLIYTNYIDFIHLVLEENQGQTKTIKIKNEVCLNKGADAEKLFENIFEDFLGATIKEIDRKDYFLKLLARRTKILRDFINGELINNNSYLKNDIKGLFENTIFNDLSDKDFADAFSQIISFSLLFYRLSERKNVDKDSFRNMPEYIPIFREFLSKIDIENFNSHILYSIDSIINAVNAYNKNMFYSQFSTSTEKEDPFIYAYEYFLKEFDAKTRNARGVFYTPIEAVRYIIKSIDEILKDRLNIADGIYGEEVHILDFAAGTGTFMLGAIEKAFENAKQNGIAGVWENIVSDFILKRLYGFEFLIVPYVLAHFRIHEYLKDLNYDYKKNDRLQLYLTNTLDNSTGGQVKMFPQMQAESDNAYKIKNEEPILVIMGNPPYNNKSEKINRKEWIENLLKDYKENLNEKKINLDDDYIKFIRFAHWKMENAEKGIIGIIVNNSFISGVTHREMRRKLMQTFDEIYILDLHGNVNKGEKCPDGSMDFNIFNIKEVGVCIALFVKTGLKNNKNKGIYFNEVFGTQDYKKNYLIDKSITDEKWVELEDDKKWHWFTKVKSNEKYLKEFIGLTEIFNEINSAIQTKRDYLTIQLSKNKILEVVNDFRNLSEEEIKNKYNTNDNRDWKVSTSKKDLLENNGHVEIIHYRPFDFRYTYYTGISRGFVAYPRKSIMRHIINRENIGLAFTRQNSGVDIFHHCLVSKFIIDGGITNSWTYIAPLYLYEENSAGEFKLDSSCKPNWTDSFKEFLKNYISDNPKEIFNYIYAILYSPTYRENYKEDLKYDYPRIPFTKDKKIFDRLQKLGGELIDLHLLKKVPQSNAGYPNKGEHKISYSKYNEEEKRLYINEKQYFENVKKEVYNYSIGGYKPIEKYIKARDILTLKDISHLIKVIAVIERTILLQEEIDKVWREADF, from the coding sequence ATGATTAAAAATTACTTAAAAGAAATTGAAAAATTAAAATCTCCTATATCGAACGAGCATACTTATAGAACGCCTTTAGAAAATGCGCTTAACTCTTTGAAAGTAAAACTTTATCCTCGAAGCGCTATAACTATTCAGCAAGAAACTTCAATTAATATTTCGGACGATAGCGATTTGAAAAAAGTATTTCCCGATTTTACGGTTGTAAACGAGGACGAAAGATTAATCGGCTTTATAGAATGCAAAGATATTGATTTTGATTTGCATAAAGCGATTGAAGGCAAAGGAAATTTTAAGATTTATAAAGAACAGCTTTTAAAATATTTGGATATTCACAATAATTTAATTTATACTAATTATATTGATTTTATTCATTTGGTTTTGGAAGAAAATCAAGGGCAGACTAAAACTATAAAAATTAAAAATGAAGTTTGTTTGAATAAAGGCGCGGACGCCGAGAAACTTTTTGAAAATATTTTTGAAGATTTTTTGGGAGCTACGATTAAAGAGATTGACAGAAAAGATTATTTTTTGAAACTGCTTGCAAGAAGAACTAAAATTTTAAGAGATTTTATAAACGGCGAACTTATAAATAATAATTCGTATTTGAAAAACGATATTAAAGGATTGTTTGAAAATACGATTTTTAACGATTTGAGCGACAAAGATTTTGCGGACGCTTTCTCCCAAATAATTTCTTTTTCGCTTTTGTTTTATAGATTAAGCGAAAGAAAAAATGTCGATAAAGATTCTTTTAGAAATATGCCCGAATATATTCCAATTTTTAGAGAATTTTTATCGAAGATAGATATTGAAAATTTTAATTCGCATATTTTATATTCTATAGATTCGATAATAAACGCGGTAAACGCTTACAATAAAAATATGTTTTATAGTCAATTTTCCACATCGACAGAAAAAGAAGACCCTTTTATTTACGCTTATGAATATTTTTTGAAAGAGTTTGACGCAAAGACAAGAAACGCTCGCGGAGTTTTTTATACGCCAATCGAAGCTGTGAGATATATTATAAAATCGATTGACGAAATTTTGAAAGATAGATTAAATATAGCGGACGGAATCTACGGAGAAGAAGTGCATATTTTAGATTTTGCGGCGGGAACGGGAACATTTATGCTTGGAGCGATTGAGAAAGCTTTTGAAAACGCGAAGCAAAACGGAATTGCGGGAGTTTGGGAGAATATAGTTTCGGATTTTATTTTAAAAAGGCTTTACGGTTTCGAGTTTTTAATCGTTCCTTATGTTTTGGCGCATTTTAGAATTCATGAATATTTGAAAGATTTGAATTACGATTATAAGAAAAATGATAGACTTCAATTATATTTAACAAACACGCTTGACAATAGCACGGGCGGACAAGTAAAAATGTTTCCTCAAATGCAGGCGGAATCGGACAACGCTTATAAAATAAAAAACGAAGAGCCGATTTTGGTTATAATGGGAAATCCGCCTTACAATAATAAATCGGAAAAGATTAATCGCAAAGAATGGATTGAAAATCTGCTTAAAGATTATAAAGAAAATTTGAACGAAAAGAAAATTAATTTGGATGACGATTATATAAAATTTATTCGATTCGCTCATTGGAAAATGGAAAACGCGGAAAAAGGAATAATCGGAATAATAGTAAATAATTCTTTTATTAGCGGCGTCACTCATAGAGAGATGAGAAGAAAACTTATGCAAACATTTGACGAAATTTATATTTTGGATTTGCATGGCAATGTGAATAAAGGCGAAAAATGTCCCGATGGTTCTATGGATTTTAATATTTTTAATATAAAGGAAGTTGGCGTTTGTATTGCTTTATTTGTAAAAACGGGATTAAAAAATAATAAGAATAAAGGAATTTATTTTAACGAAGTTTTTGGAACGCAAGATTATAAAAAAAATTATTTGATTGACAAATCAATAACGGACGAGAAATGGGTTGAATTGGAAGACGATAAAAAATGGCATTGGTTTACTAAAGTTAAAAGTAATGAAAAATATTTAAAAGAGTTTATCGGATTAACAGAAATTTTTAATGAAATAAATAGTGCTATACAAACAAAAAGAGATTACTTAACGATACAATTATCAAAAAATAAAATATTAGAAGTAGTCAATGATTTCAGAAATTTATCTGAAGAAGAAATTAAAAATAAATATAATACTAATGATAATAGAGATTGGAAAGTAAGCACTTCTAAAAAAGATTTATTAGAAAATAACGGACATGTAGAAATTATACATTATCGCCCTTTTGATTTTAGATATACTTATTATACAGGAATTTCAAGAGGATTTGTAGCGTATCCAAGAAAAAGTATTATGAGACATATTATAAATAGAGAGAATATTGGTTTAGCTTTTACTCGTCAAAATTCAGGTGTTGATATTTTTCATCATTGTTTAGTTTCTAAATTTATTATAGACGGTGGGATAACTAATTCTTGGACTTATATTGCACCGCTTTATCTATACGAAGAAAATTCTGCGGGCGAATTTAAATTGGATAGTTCATGCAAGCCGAATTGGACAGATTCTTTTAAAGAGTTTTTGAAAAATTATATAAGCGATAATCCGAAAGAAATTTTTAATTATATTTACGCGATTCTTTATAGTCCGACTTACAGAGAAAATTATAAAGAAGATTTGAAATACGATTATCCAAGAATTCCATTTACGAAAGATAAAAAGATTTTTGATAGATTGCAAAAGTTGGGAGGCGAATTGATTGATTTGCATTTATTGAAAAAAGTTCCGCAAAGTAATGCAGGTTATCCGAATAAAGGAGAGCATAAAATCTCTTACTCAAAATATAACGAAGAAGAGAAAAGACTATATATAAACGAAAAACAATATTTTGAAAATGTAAAAAAAGAAGTTTATAATTATTCTATCGGAGGTTATAAGCCGATTGAAAAATATATTAAGGCAAGAGATATTTTGACTTTGAAAGATATTAGTCATTTGATTAAAGTTATAGCTGTGATTGAGAGGACGATTTTATTACAAGAGGAGATTGACAAGGTTTGGAGAGAAGCTGATTTTTAA
- a CDS encoding Crp/Fnr family transcriptional regulator → MTEYLNTIIKTRLFDNIDKKEIPNILNNFKSQKKLYEKGNIIIDMGDKVEAIYLILNGKIEISKEYDDTRKNIVNILESGEIFAEAMALSTNKISQITAISLSKSEILKINIKYIFDNNLEKNKNIFIENLLKIISDKNKFLSMKNDILSQKSLRSKIILYLEYMSNMQKSEKINIPYSRDKLAEFISADRSALSRELNRLAKEKMIELNGNKINIIDI, encoded by the coding sequence ATGACAGAATACTTAAACACAATAATTAAAACTCGTTTATTTGACAATATAGACAAAAAAGAAATTCCTAATATTTTGAATAATTTTAAATCTCAAAAGAAATTATACGAAAAAGGAAATATAATAATAGATATGGGAGATAAAGTAGAAGCGATATATTTAATATTAAACGGAAAAATTGAAATATCGAAAGAATATGACGACACAAGAAAAAATATAGTCAATATACTTGAAAGCGGAGAGATATTCGCCGAAGCTATGGCTTTATCAACAAATAAAATATCTCAAATAACTGCAATATCTTTAAGCAAAAGCGAAATATTAAAAATAAATATAAAATATATATTCGATAATAATTTAGAAAAAAATAAAAATATATTTATAGAAAATTTATTAAAAATAATTTCTGATAAAAATAAATTTCTTTCAATGAAAAACGATATTTTGAGTCAAAAGAGTTTGAGAAGCAAAATTATTTTATATTTAGAATATATGTCTAATATGCAAAAATCGGAAAAAATAAATATTCCTTATAGCAGAGATAAACTAGCCGAGTTTATATCCGCCGACAGAAGCGCTTTATCGAGAGAATTAAATAGACTTGCAAAAGAAAAAATGATAGAACTTAACGGAAATAAAATAAATATTATAGATATATAA
- a CDS encoding ROK family protein translates to MKDIVIALDIGGTSMKGAIVEENGNILYKESFDVDANHTTEEHKKRIKEVIEKLKSHIPADYKAIGLGIDSPGVMNKETLHLGGAENIPGLHGLKFSDIGDLFNLTVKTVNDASAAALGEAKYGSGKEKNYQSIMFITLGTGVGGGFVLNGKLFTGALGGAGELGHVFVVPDGDRCNCGSSGCIERYASATGFINMAKQKIHKNLIPTTLTYEKLDKGKAKALFDAAKNGDILAKETIAECSYYLGMSIAQALNMLDLDLVLIGGGLCKDFDMMINDIKRGVQNYGLRMMVNNLEIKPASLGNDAGVLGCAALFFRNN, encoded by the coding sequence ATGAAAGATATAGTTATAGCTTTAGATATTGGCGGAACTTCTATGAAAGGAGCAATTGTAGAAGAAAACGGAAATATTTTATATAAAGAAAGTTTTGATGTTGATGCTAATCATACAACCGAAGAGCATAAAAAAAGAATAAAAGAAGTTATTGAAAAATTAAAATCTCATATTCCTGCAGATTATAAAGCGATTGGTTTGGGAATAGATAGCCCTGGAGTAATGAATAAAGAAACTCTACATTTAGGCGGAGCTGAAAATATTCCTGGACTACATGGATTAAAATTTTCGGATATAGGCGATTTATTTAATCTTACCGTAAAAACCGTAAACGATGCAAGCGCCGCAGCTTTGGGAGAGGCTAAATATGGAAGCGGTAAAGAAAAAAATTATCAATCAATAATGTTTATTACTTTAGGAACGGGCGTGGGCGGAGGATTTGTCTTAAACGGAAAATTATTCACGGGAGCTTTGGGCGGAGCGGGAGAGCTTGGGCATGTATTTGTTGTTCCTGACGGAGATAGATGCAATTGCGGTTCTTCGGGATGCATTGAAAGATACGCTTCCGCTACGGGATTTATAAACATGGCAAAACAGAAGATTCATAAAAATCTTATTCCGACTACTTTAACCTACGAAAAATTAGATAAAGGAAAGGCTAAAGCTTTATTTGACGCCGCTAAAAACGGAGATATTCTTGCGAAAGAAACTATAGCGGAATGTTCTTATTATTTAGGAATGTCTATAGCTCAAGCTTTAAATATGCTCGATTTGGATTTGGTTCTTATCGGCGGAGGTTTATGCAAAGATTTCGATATGATGATAAACGATATTAAAAGAGGAGTTCAAAATTACGGTTTAAGAATGATGGTTAATAATCTTGAAATAAAACCCGCTTCTTTAGGAAACGATGCTGGAGTTTTAGGTTGCGCCGCATTATTTTTTAGAAATAATTAA
- a CDS encoding 4Fe-4S binding protein, producing the protein MKRRIITIDEDKCNGCGLCIPDCPEGALQIIDGKARLISDLFCDGLGACIKTCPVDALHIEEREAEEYNEAKVMVNIVKGGENVIKAHLKHLKEHGENKLLEEAINYMKENNIEIPVIEEDLPCGCPGSMQRDLRKNIHHSENNVAVNMQSEIANWPIQLKLMNPNAPYLNNADLLISADCVPFAYPNFHNKFLKNKILMLLCPKLDSDIDSYIEKLANIFENKNIKSITIAHMEVPCCGGVEMIVREAMERANKNIIIKDYTISIEGNLV; encoded by the coding sequence ATGAAACGAAGAATAATAACAATAGACGAAGACAAATGCAATGGCTGTGGATTATGCATTCCCGATTGTCCCGAAGGCGCTTTACAAATAATAGACGGTAAGGCAAGACTTATAAGCGATTTATTTTGCGATGGACTTGGAGCTTGCATAAAAACCTGTCCTGTTGACGCTTTACATATAGAGGAAAGGGAAGCCGAAGAATATAACGAAGCTAAAGTTATGGTTAATATAGTCAAAGGAGGAGAAAATGTTATAAAAGCTCATTTAAAACACTTGAAAGAACATGGGGAAAATAAATTATTAGAGGAGGCAATAAATTATATGAAAGAAAATAATATAGAAATACCCGTTATAGAAGAAGATTTGCCATGTGGATGTCCTGGCAGTATGCAAAGAGATTTAAGAAAAAATATTCATCATAGTGAAAACAATGTAGCCGTTAATATGCAATCCGAAATAGCAAATTGGCCCATACAATTAAAATTAATGAATCCAAACGCTCCTTATTTAAATAATGCGGATTTGCTTATATCTGCCGACTGCGTTCCTTTTGCATATCCTAATTTCCATAATAAATTTTTAAAGAATAAAATTCTTATGCTATTATGTCCGAAATTAGACTCCGATATAGATTCTTATATAGAAAAACTTGCAAATATATTTGAAAATAAAAATATAAAATCTATAACTATAGCTCATATGGAAGTGCCTTGTTGCGGCGGAGTCGAGATGATAGTTAGAGAAGCTATGGAAAGAGCTAATAAAAATATAATAATAAAAGATTATACAATATCAATAGAAGGAAATCTTGTATAA